TGTCCATGCCAGGTATAATAATGTCCTCTTCATGCGGATTACTTTCAGGGACAGAAGAATTTTCATTTAAAACAGCATTAGCCATCGCTTCAAATTTGCTGGCAATAACGTTTTTGGAAACGTCTATTTCTATATCGTGTAGTTTTTCTTCTATAAATTTAAGAACGGCTAATTTTTCATAAAGATTTTTGGCAGCATCGTACATTTCGCTAATATCCGCATCGCGAGCAGTAATAATATCAGTAGATAATTTTCGTAACTCTTCTTTTAGTTTTTTCTTCATCTGGCAATTTTTTCTAATTCTACTGGGTTGGGGTAAAAATGGTATCTCTATCTTTGCTAACTTTAAAATCTGAACTTTAGCGGAATGTTTTTAGGAAAAACAATGGTTCCACTCTGGTTCTACAATATTAAGAACGAAAAACCCCATATTTTCGTCTAAAATTACAAAATGTTTCTCGAAAATACTGTTAATCATAAAGAACAATTCGGGTGGATAGAAGTCATCTGTGGTTCTATGTTCTCGGGTAAGACCGAAGAGTTAATCCGTAGATTAAAGCGTGCTCAATTTGCCAAACAAAAGGTAGAAATCTTTAAACCGATGGTAGATGTTCGGTATGACGAGAATATGGTTGTATCCCACGACGCCAATGAAATACGTTCTACGCCTGTGCCTGCTGCTGCCAATATTAGAATTCTAGGCGACACCTGTGATGTTATAGGAATTGATGAAGCACAATTTTTTGATGATGAGATTGTAACGGTTTGTAATGATTTGGCCAACAAAGGGGTACGTGTCGTTGTAGCGGGATTGGATATGGATTTTAAAGGAAACCCGTTTGGTCCAATGCCCGCTTTAATGGCCACGGCGGAATATGTTACCAAAGTACACGCTATATGCACACGTACAGGTAACTTAGCTAATTATAGTTATAGGAAATCTAGTAATGATAAGTTGGTATTATTGGGCGAAACCGAAGAATATGAGCCCTTAAGCCGCGCCGCTTATTACAAAGCAAGATTAAAAGAAAAAGTAAAGCATCTAGATGTTAAGAGCGAAGAGATAACT
This genomic interval from Zobellia roscoffensis contains the following:
- a CDS encoding thymidine kinase is translated as MFLENTVNHKEQFGWIEVICGSMFSGKTEELIRRLKRAQFAKQKVEIFKPMVDVRYDENMVVSHDANEIRSTPVPAAANIRILGDTCDVIGIDEAQFFDDEIVTVCNDLANKGVRVVVAGLDMDFKGNPFGPMPALMATAEYVTKVHAICTRTGNLANYSYRKSSNDKLVLLGETEEYEPLSRAAYYKARLKEKVKHLDVKSEEITTNDKKTDGESK